A DNA window from Macadamia integrifolia cultivar HAES 741 chromosome 4, SCU_Mint_v3, whole genome shotgun sequence contains the following coding sequences:
- the LOC122075381 gene encoding uncharacterized protein LOC122075381 — MQYVSSIKATWDITGCTIMSDSWTDIKKRSWVNVIAYSPGGAVFLKCIECGINRLTSTFIFNEISDVIEKVGPKNVVQFISDNGSNFCSCGDMLSGKWHHIYRTNCAAHGINLLLKDIHKKVKWVREVIEDGKLVVDYIHRHTGIVALMRKFTNNRDIKQPCKTRFGTYFFMLQSLIVVENELRLFVASSEWRVFQFNRAEMAVRTVGIIQSETFWEGAKEVVAFMEPLIRILRLVDSDGSTAEKNIIHHVHLFGALLNPSIMFGGRLDIDGTKFMNAQDFIMDIMIPLEDREQFMQEVIDYRMKSPLLFNMTGQTMMKTNHPRIWWQFVGSAFPVLQNIACRILSQPCSSSPCERNWSAWDAAQTKKRNRLAPEMLEDLVYIRMNSMMRENYESQLHKDSRPIDLDNLGELPIVDFELEMERLEQTYKEPEPSDTGADGGSTSCSLMSPH, encoded by the exons ATGCAATATGTTAGCAGTATAAAGGCGACATGGGATATCACAGGTTGCACAATTATGTCTGATTCTTGGACTGACATAAAGAAGAGGTCATGGGTTAATGTGATTGCTTACTCTCCTGGGGGTGCTGTGTTTTTGAAATGTATTGAGTGCGGTATAAATAGATTAACTTCCAcatttattttcaatgaaatttctgatgtcATTGAAAAAGTTGGACCAAAGAATGTTGTGCAATTTATTTCAGATAATGGTTCTAACTTTTGTTCTTGTGGTGATATGTTGTCTGGAAAATGGCATCATATATATAGAACAAATTGTGCTGCTCATGGGATTAATCTGCTTTTGAAAGATATTCACAAAAAAGTTAAATGGGTGAGGGAAGTTATAGAAGATGGAAAACTTGTAGTGGATTATATTCACAGGCACACAGGTATTGTAGCATTGATGAGAAAATTCACCAACAATAGAGATATCAAGCAGCCTTGCAAGACAAGGTTtggtacttatttttttatgctgcAGTCTCTTATTGTTGTTGAGAATGAGCTGAGGCTTTTTGTTGCATCATCTGAGTGGAGAGTCTTTCAATTCAATAGAGCTGAAATGGCAGTGAGAACTGTTGGAATAATTCAATCAGAGACATTTTGGGAGGGGGCAAAGGAAGTTGTTGCTTTCATGGAGCCACTTATTCGTATTCTTCGCCTTGTTGATTCAGATGGTTCTACTGCAG AGAAGAACATTATTCATCATGTTCATCTCTTTGGTGCACTTTTGAATCCTTCTATTATGTTTGGTGGTCGACTTGATATTGATGGAACTAAATTTATGAATGCACAAGATTTTATAATGGACATCATGATTCCTTTAGAGGATCGTGAGCAATTCATGCAAGAAGTCATTGATTATCGCATGAAAAGTCCATTGTTGTTCAATATGACAGGGCAGACAATGATGAAAACTAATCATCCAA ggatttggtggCAATTTGTTGGTAGTGCATTTCCTGTGCTTCAAAATATTGCTTGTAGAATCTTGAGTCAGCCTTGTAGTTCCTCTCCTTGTGAGCGTAATTGGAGTGCTTGGGATGCagcacaaacaaagaaaagaaatagattagCCCCAGAGATGCTAGAGGATTTGGTGTACATCAGGATGAACTCTATGATGAGGGAGAACTATGAAAGCCAACTACATAAAGATTCAAGGCCTATTGATTTAGATAATCTTGGTGAATTACCTATAGTAGACTTTGAGCTTGAAATGGAGAGGCTTGAGCAGACGTACAAGGAACCTGAACCATCTGACACTGGAGCTGATGGAGGATCTACTTCATGTAGTTTAATGTCTCCTCattga
- the LOC122077116 gene encoding pyruvate dehydrogenase E1 component subunit beta-3, chloroplastic-like: MAAIMQGIGAATNLSSSFSFDSKGFQLQSVKSLPERITSSLVVRSDGRVIPTSNLKARNVGGRLVTNAVAAKADGSTTSTASKPGHELLLFEALREGLEEEMDRDPRVCVVGEDVGHYGGSYKVTKDLAPKYGDLRVLDTPIAENSFTGMAVGAAMTGLRPIVEGMNMGFLLLAYNQISNNCGMLHYTSGGQFTIPVVIRGPGGVGRQLGAEHSQRLESYFQSIPGIQMVACSTPYNAKGLMKAAIRSENPVILFEHVLLYNLKERIPDEEYVLSLEEAEMVRPGEHITILTYSRMRYHVMQAAKTLVNKGYDPEVIDIRSLKPFDLHTIGNSVKKTHRVLIVEECMRTGGIGASLTAAINENFHDYLDAPVMCLSSQDVPTPYAGTLEEWTVVQPAQIVTAVEQLCQ, translated from the exons ATGGCAGCGATTATGCAGGGGATTGGGGCGGCTACTAATCTTTCATCATCGTTTTCTTTCGATTCTAAGGGATTTCAGCTTCAATCTGTCAAATCTCTCCCAG AAAGGATCACGTCTTCTTTAGTTGTCAGGTCTGATGGAAGGGTGATCCCAACTTCTAATCTCAAAGCTCGCAACGTTGGTGGTAGATTGGTTACCAATGCAGTTGCA GCAAAAGCTGATGGTTCCACTACATCCACGGCCTCTAAGCCCGG GCATGAACTCTTGCTGTTTGAAGCGCTTCGAGAAGGCctggaagaagagatggatagAGATCCTCGAGTTTGTGTCGTAGGGGAAGATGTGGGTCACTATGGGGGTTCATACAAGGTGACAAAGGACCTGGCTCCAAAGTATGGGGATCTAAGGGTTCTGGATACCCCCATTGCTGAAAACTCCTTCACGGGAATGGCTGTTGGAGCTGCAATGACAGGCCTCAGGCCAATAGTAGAGGGCATGAACATGGGTTTCCTTCTCCTGGCTTACAACCAAATCTCTAACAACTGTGGTATGCTCCACTACACTTCAGGTGGCCAATTCACCATTCCAGTTGTCATCCGTGGTCCTGGAGGTGTTGGACGTCAGCTTGGAGCTGAGCATTCACAGCGACTTGAATCATACTTCCAGTCAATTCCTGGTATCCAGATGGTTGCCTGCTCAACACCGTACAATGCCAAGGGCCTGATGAAGGCAGCCATCCGCAGTGAGAACCCAGTTATTTTGTTTGAGCATGTGCTTCTCTACAATCTCAAGGAGAGGATCCCAGATGAAGAGTATGTGTTGTCACTAGAGGAGGCAGAGATGGTGAGGCCTGGGGAGCACATTACAATCCTAACATACTCCCGCATGAGGTACCATGTGATGCAGGCTGCCAAAACATTGGTGAACAAGGGGTATGATCCTGAGGTGATTGATATCAGGTCATTGAAACCGTTTGATCTTCATACGATAGGTAATTCAGTAAAGAAGACACACCGTGTGCTTATTGTGGAGGAGTGTATGCGGACAGGTGGGATTGGTGCCAGTCTAACAGCAGCCATCAATGAGAATTTCCACGATTACTTAGATGCCCCAGTTATGTGCCTGTCCTCACAGGACGTGCCAACCCCATATGCTGGGACATTGGAGGAATGGACTGTAGTTCAGCCTGCGCAGATTGTAACCGCTGTGGAGCAACTATGCCAGTAG